From a single Labrus bergylta chromosome 14, fLabBer1.1, whole genome shotgun sequence genomic region:
- the pigs gene encoding GPI transamidase component PIG-S: protein MATTEVEHRRGQLAALSIAAVVILIGVPLWWRTTETYRAWLPFSQIKELDILQLQLSADVEVVFARGTVTPEQQKKVPLTMMQDDEYIVDENTSLRYRYETKYRTATIMEEDALNQPTAAEADLSLHTLSESPCGSLVVYVIPETSSLLPEDVEVYIGQRRTALLRIGAQTRVGRTLETLLAHLEPRIKQVLQVMSFSHTDITAALSDRVRLSPGNKESIADSMRAFKSSPGYEITFSLLNPDPKAHRLHWDIEGAVETYIQPLLTKLSPLANFSIDSQTLYYAMLGVNPRFDNSRGGYILNSDSLAHVINPVEARLGSNAASSNPVLNFLLYVPDAAHSPLYIHDRQKQEVTSNAFHSPRWGGIMVYNVDGFYGPEASLPVDVSINMAKVMGVFLAQLRLLLGVQSSTTPPGFLMAPCGTTGLADWELDRLMWSRTVENIATATTTITSLAQLLDQIGNIVINDNIAEQVSSAVTSLQLAVAELEAGNLGFALQYSKEAILASERAFFDPSLLHLLYFPDDQKFAIYIPLFLPMCVPILLSLLKMVSEARKKRKEKQAKKD from the exons ATGGCTACTACGGAAGTGG AGCACAGACGTGGCCAGCTTGCTGCTCTCTCCATAGCAGCAGTGGTCATCCTTATTGGAGTCCCTCTGTGGTGGCGGACAACTGAAACGTACCGTGCCTGGTTGCCTTTCAGTCAGATAAAAGAGCTGGATATTCTGCAG CTGCAGTTGAGTGCTGATGTGGAGGTTGTGTTCGCACGTGGGACTGTGACACCAGAACAGCAGAAGAAAGTCCCACTGACAATGATGCAGGATGATGAATATATAGTAGATG agaACACATCTTTGAGGTACAGATATGAGACGAAGTACCGCACAGCTACAATCATGGAGGAGGATGCTCTGAACCAGCCCACTGCAGCAG AGGCTGATCTCTCTCTTCACACGCTCAGTGAGAGTCCATGTGGCTCTTTAGTCGTGTATGTGATCCCAGAGACGTCTTCACTACTGCCTGAG GATGTGGAAGTATATATTGGTCAGCGACGCACAGCCCTACTGCGTATCGGTGCCCAGACGAGAGTTGGCAGGACACTGGAGACATTGCTGGCTCACCTGGAGCCGCGGATTAAGCAGGTGCTCCAGGTGATGTCTTTTAGCCACACTGACATCACCGCTGCCCTCAGCGACAGGGTTCGCCTCAGCCCGGGCAACAAAGAGAGCATCGCAGACAGCATGAGAGCCTTCAAATCCAGTCCAG GTTATGAGATAACCTTCAGTCTGCTGAACCCAGACCCAAAGGCCCACCGGCTACACTGGGACATAGAGGGCGCTGTGGAGACTTACATCCAACCTTTGCTGACAAAACTTTCTCCTTTGGCCAACTTCAGCATTGACTCTCAG ACGTTGTACTACGCCATGCTCGGCGTCAACCCTCGCTTTGACAACAGCCGTGGCGGGTACATACTCAACTCTGACAGCCTGGCACATGTCATCAACCCTGTGGAGGCCAGACTcg gctCAAATGCTGCATCTTCCAATCCAGTGTTGAATTTTCTACTGTATGTTCCGGATGCTGCCCATTCACCCCTTTACATTCATGACCgccagaaacaggaagtgacctctAATGCATTTCATTCTCCACGATGGGGTGGAATTATG GTGTACAATGTCGATGGTTTCTATGGACCAGAGGCGTCACTCCCTGTGGACGTCAGCATCAACATGGCCAAAGTCATGGGAGTCTTCCTTGCACAGCTTCG ACTGCTTCTGGGTGTACAGTCGTCCACCACGCCCCCTGGCTTCCTCATGGCACCGTGCGGCACTACAGGACTCGCTGACTGGGAGCTGGACCGTCTCATGTGGAGTCGCACTGTTGAAAATATTGCAACAGcaaccaccaccatcacatcaCTGGCACAGCTGCTGGACCAGATAGGCAACATTGTTATCAATGACAACATTGCTGAGCAG GTGTCCAGTGCAGTCACATCCTTGCAGCTGGCCGTGGCTGAGTTGGAGGCCGGGAACCTGGGCTTTGCTCTGCAGTACAGTAAAGAGGCCATCTTGGCGTCAGAGAGAGCCTTCTTTgacccctctctcctccacctcctctacTTTCCTGATGATCAGAAGTTTGCTATTTACATCCCACTCTTCCTGCCCATGTGCGTGCCTATCCTGCTGTCACTGCTAAAAATGGTGTCTGAGGCAAGAAAGAAGCGCAAAGAGAAGCAGGCAAAGAAGGACTGA
- the dynll2b gene encoding dynein, light chain, LC8-type 2b, producing the protein MSDKKAVIKNADMSDEMQQDAVDCAMQAMEKYNIEKDIAAYVKKEFDKKYNPTWHCIVGRNFGSYVTHETKHFIYFYLGQVAILLFKSG; encoded by the exons ATGTCTGACAAGAAGGCAGTGATCAAGAATGCTGACATGTCTGATGAAATGCAGCAGGACGCAGTGGACTGTGCTATGCAGGCCATGGAGAAGTACAACATTGAGAAGGATATCGCCGCCTATGTCAAAAAG GAGTTTGACAAGAAGTACAACCCAACATGGCATTGCATTGTTGGGAGGAATTTTGGCAGCTACGTGACGCACGAGACAAAGCACTTCATCTACTTCTACCTGGGTCAAGTAGCCATTCTACTTTTCAAGTCAGGCTGA
- the srsf1b gene encoding serine/arginine-rich splicing factor 1B produces MSGGGAFRRQSGSNDCRIYVGNLPPDVRSQDVEDLFHKYGAIRDIDLKNRRAGPPFAFVQFEDPRDSEDAVYGRDGYDYDGYRLRVEFPRSGRGGGAGGGGGGGGGAMGPPRGRQGPPSRRSEYRLIVSGLPPSGSWQDLKDHMREAGDVCYADVFRDGTGVVEFDRKEDMSYAVRKLDNTKFRSHEGETAYIRVKADGPRSPSYGRSRSRSRSRSRSKSASRSYSPRRGRGSPRYSPRRSRSRSRSRT; encoded by the exons ATGTCCGGCGGAGGAGCTTTCCGTAGACAATCCGGGAGCAACGACTGTCGGATATACGTGGGAAATCTCCCCCCCGACGTCCGTTCACAAGACGTCGAAGACTTGTTTCACAAGTACGGAGCTATCCGCGACATCGACTTGAAGAACCGAAGAGCAGGACCACCGTTTGCCTTCGTGCAGTTCGAGGACCCGAG GGATTCTGAGGATGCTGTTTATGGACGTGACGGCTATGACTACGATGGCTACCGCTTGCGTGTTGAGTTTCCGCGAAGTGGAAGGGGTGGCGGAGCTGGTGGCGGTGGAGGTGGTGGCGGTGGAGCAATGGGACCACCGAGGGGAAGGCAAGGACCCCCTTCCCGTCGCTCAGAGTACAGGCTTATTGTTTCAG GCCTACCTCCCAGTGGAAGCTGGCAGGACCTAAAGGATCACATGCGAGAGGCAGGTGATGTATGTTATGCTGACGTGTTCCGTGATGGCACCGGGGTAGTGGAGTTTGACCGCAAAGAGGACATGAGCTACGCTGTCCGTAAATTGGATAACACCAAGTTTCGCTCCCATGAG ggagAGACGGCCTACATTCGTGTGAAGGCGGACGGTCCCCGCAGCCCCAGCTACGGTCGTTCCCGCTCTCGTAGCCGCAGTCGAAGCCGAAGCAAGAGCGCATCCCGCAGCTACTCTCCTCGCCGTGGCAGAGGCTCCCCACGTTACTCTCCGAGACGTTCCCGCTCCCGCTCTCGCTCCCGCACCTAG
- the aldocb gene encoding fructose-bisphosphate aldolase C-B: MTHQYPALTPEQKKELQDIAQRIVAPGKGILAADESTGSMAKRLNPIGVENTEENRRRYRQLLFTADQRIDNCIGGVIFFHETLYQNTDDGTSFAKLIQDRGIVVGIKVDKGVVPLAGTNGETTTQGLDGLSERCAQYKKDGADFAKWRSVLKISDTTPSELAIMENANVLARYASICQQNGIVPIVEPEILPDGEHDLKRCQYVTEKVLAAVYKALSDHHVYLEGTLLKPNMVTAGHSCPNKYSSEEIAMATVTALRRTVPPAVTGVTFLSGGQSEEEASVNLNSINNCPLAKPWALTFSYGRALQASALSAWKGELSNEKAATEQFIKRAEANGLAALGKYESAGTGGAAGQSLYVANHAY, encoded by the exons ATGACTCACCAGTATCCCGCACTGACTCCTGAGCAGAAGAAGGAGCTGCAGGACATCGCTCAGAGGATAGTAGCTCCAGGAAAGGGCATCCTCGCTGCTGATGAGTCCACCG GCAGCATGGCGAAACGTTTGAACCCCATCGGGGTTGAGAACACAGAGGAGAACAGGCGTCGCTACCGCCAGCTGCTCTTCACAGCCGACCAGCGCATTGACAACTGTATCGGAGGCGTCATCTTCTTCCATGAAACCCTCTACCAGAACACAGACGACGGCACGTCTTTTGCTAAGCTCATCCAAGACCGCGGCATTGTTGTTGGCATCAAG GTGGACAAAGGTGTTGTGCCCCTGGCTGGAACAAATGGAGAGACCACCACTCAGG GTCTGGATGGGCTGTCTGAGCGTTGTGCGCAGTACAAGAAGGACGGCGCAGACTTCGCCAAGTGGCGCAGCGTGCTGAAGATCAGCGACACCACGCCGTCTGAGCTGGCCATCATGGAGAATGCTAATGTTCTGGCAAGATATGCCAGCATCTGCCAGCAG AATGGTATTGTTCCTATTGTGGAGCCTGAGATCCTCCCTGACGGAGAACATGACCTGAAGCGCTGCCAGTACGTCACTGAGAAG gtcctggctgcagtctacaaGGCTCTGTCCGACCACCATGTGTACCTGGAGGGGACTCTGCTGAAACCCAACATGGTCACAGCCGGACACTCCTGCCCCAACAAGTACAGCAGCGAGGAAATCGCCATGGCTACCGTCACTGCCCTGCGCCGCACTGTGCCTCCTGCCGTCACAG GAGTGACCTTCCTGTCCGGTGGCCAGTCTGAAGAGGAGGCCAGCGTAAACCTTAATTCCATCAACAACTGCCCACTTGCCAAGCCGTGGGCCCTGACCTTCTCCTACGGCCGCGCCCTGCAGGCCTCCGCCCTGAGCGCGTGGAAAGGAGAGCTGAGCAATGAGAAGGCCGCCACCGAGCAGTTCATCAAACGTGCTGAG gCAAACGGATTGGCTGCACTCGGCAAGTACGAATCCGCAGGAACCGGTGGCGCCGCTGGACAGTCCCTCTACGTGGCTAACCACGCCTACTAA